gggacaaaccaacaCAATTTCACagcacatgtcagtgataatgaacctgattctgattctgaggtgactaagagggtagatgagggtagggcagtggatgttgtctatatggacttcagcaaggcctttgacaaggtccctcatggcaggttggtctggaaggtcagatcaCATGTGATCCAGGGGGAGATAACAGTTTGGATTCACAATGgactcaatggtaggaagcagacgaTGCtgattgagggttgtttctcggaatgtgtcactggggttggtgctgggacttctgttgtttatgtaaatgatttggatgtgaaggcACGGTTAGtcagtttgcggatgatactaaaatagctggtgttgtagacagtacAGAAAGCTACGAAAAATTACAGGGGTATCTTGATCAGTGAGGTATGCAGGCTGAAGATTGGCAAAgggatttcaatccagataaatgtgaggtattgtattttgggagatcaaaccagggcaggacttgtacaaatagggtggtgaaaaaggcatatggcatgctggccttcatcagtcagggcactgagtataggagtcaggaagttatgttgaatttatataaggtgttggtgaggccgcacttggagtacagtgttggtcaccttgttgtaggaaagatgttattaaactggaaatagtgcagaaaagatttaccaggatgttgcctggacttgggggcctcagctacaaggagaggttgtgtagaccaggactttattccctagaatgtaggagattgagggttgacctgatagaggtgtataagatcatgaggggcatagacagggtgaaagcatgcagtcttttccccagggagggggtgataaaaacaagggggcataggtttacgatcagaggagagagatctaaaagggacatcaggagcagaagtgtggagaagggagaatgtctggggtgggaggggtctttgattatgccggctgctttaccgaggcagcaagaagtgtagacagagtccatcgaggggaggctggtttccatgatggactgggttgtgtccacaactccctgcagtttcttgtggtcgtgggcagaccagttgccgtaccaggctttGGTGTATCCAGATAGGACCCtaacaattggtgagggtcaacggggacatgccgaatttccttagccttctgaggaagtagaggtgctggtgagctttcttggccgtggcatctgggccaggacaggctattggtgatgtttacacctgggaacttaaagctctcagcCACCTTCACCTCAGCATCATCGACACACACAGGGGCATGTGCTCTGTCCTGCTtccaagtcaatgaccagctcttttgttttgctgacgttgagggaaaggttgttgtcatgacaccattccactcagctccatctccttcctgtactaccACTGAtcactcatctgcaaacttgtagatggagttagagcagaatctggccacacagtctatATATCTGTCTAGCTATATAAATCCCAATGAAAGTTTGGCAGAAGGAACTTAAGACCaaaaccttcccctccccacaggcTTAGTTTTAATCTACTGACAGTGCACAACTTTATGACTCAACCTATGGGAGGCTGGCAAAAGCCTCCAGCCAATCATAGCCCAGGACCTGCAGGGGGTGTGATTGTTTCTTGGAATGCTGAGTCAGGGATCCATGACTGAGTTCCAAAGTCTCCATGTGCATCTTTTTAATTTAAACATAACCTCACATGGAATGTAATGATGCAAAGAGATAAAAAGACACCAATGGAGAAAGTGGAGAAAGGGGAGCCAGCGACCTAAACAGAGTGGCTTCACGCCGTCCAGAAAGCATGAGCAAAAAGGCTCCCAAGTACTTCCCTTCACTTTACGACACCAACAGCAATTCCTCGTCTCTCAGCAGCTTCAACATCTGGAAGAACTTGTTCCCGGCCCAGGAGGTCAGGGAGAACAAGACGACCAAGGCTTCCCTGTGGCCACAGGGACTGGCGGAAAACCCCTATGAGCCCCTGAAGTTCTTCTCACCCCCAGCAGGAGGGGATTCGGCCTGGAGCGAGCTGGATGAGATCTGTGAGCTAGACATCAGGCTGAAGGAGATGGAGCTCCTCACGCTGACAGGAGATGGCTTCGATCTGCGACGATGTGAGTCCTGGGCTTAACCACTTCAGTCATCAGTTACTGGACTTTATTTCAGACTAATTTGACATTGCTCCTTTGGTCATCAGAGGGAATTTGAATTACATAgcatatagaacatggaacagtacagcacaatacaggcccttcggcccacaatgttgtgctgacctttaaacctcacctaagactatctaaccccttcttcccacatatccctctattttaaactcctccatatgcttatctagtaatctcttgaatttgaccaatgtacctgcctccaccaccaccccaagcagcgcattccatgtcgcaaccgctctctgggtaaaaaaccttcctctgatctccgttgaacttcccacccattactttaaagccatgccctcttgtattgagcattggtgtcctgggaaagaggcgctggctgtctactctatttattcctgttaatattttgtacacctctatcatgtctcctctcatcctccttctctccaaagagtaaagccctagctcccttagtctctcctcataatgcatactctctaaaccaagcagcatcctggtaaatctcctccgcaccttttccaacgcttccacatccttcctataatgaggcaaccattatgccaaattaaactgactctcttctgcctgcacatgatccatatccctccagtccctgcatattcatgtgtccatctaaaagccacTTAagcgccactatcatatctgctcccacaccaccccagcaacccgttccaggcacccaccactctctgtgtaaaaaaacttgccccgcacatatttaaacttcccctctctacTTAAATGCATGTCCGTCTAGTATTtgaacatttctaccctgggaaaaagattctgtctaccctatctgtgcctctcataattttatcgtctttcatcaaatctcccctcagcctccagagaaaacaattcaagtttgtccaacctctccttatagctcataccctctaatccatgcagcatcctggtgaacctcatctgcagcctctccaaatcctccacatccttcctgtaatggggcgaccagaactgcacacagtactccaagtgtggcctaaccaaagctttatacagctgcaacatgacttcttgactcttatactcaatatcccgaccaatgaaggcaagcgtgccgtacgccttctttaccactctatctacttgcgtgtcgctttcagtgacttggatcgcaagatccctctgtacatcattatGTGTTGGTGCACAATGGGAGGAGGATTAAAAATCGCACACTTTGGATGTAAATGTTGAAAGGTCACGATTCTTGCATTAACTTAGCTCCTTCAAGTACTCACAATATCGTAGTAAGGTATTGTAATTGcgcagagccttggtgagacctgaccaggatattgtgtacagtttaggtctccttatctaagaaacTTGCCATTGAGAGAATGCATCAAAGATTCACTGGATGGGTTCCGGGGACGGTGGTGTGAAGAGGGAGTTGGTAAAGTAGAACTGCATTCTGTAGACTTTAGAGGAGATCTCATGAAAACACGTAAACCTCTTAAAGGGGCTCAGAAGGCTGGACAcaaggaagatgtttcccctggctgaggagtctaggaccagggacAGGGACAGTTTGAGGATAAGGGGAAGGCTGTTTcagactgggatgaggagaaatatcttcagttattgtttttattcaAAGTGGAGGTCAATCAATTGCTGTTACACAGGGCTCActaggttacaaacacctgacttatggacatcttgaATCAATGAATGAGCTCCCACAAATATTGTTAAGTTCAAACAACAGATAAGCATGCCAGATACTCCGAAAATTGCAGAGGTCTACTGACAGATCAACTCCAGATCCAAATGATAAGGCCTTACAAGCAAATCCAACtcccccagtttctccagctgtcaaatatttttaaatgtttctaaatatCCCTTCCCTTACTTAAGAAGGGAAATACTTGCCTTTGAGACTAAAGGAGCtcaggctttactcattggagagaaggaggatgaggggagacatgatagaggtgtacaaaatattaagaggaatagatagagtggacagccagcacctctttcccagggcaccaatgctcaatacaagagggcatggctttaaggtaacgggggggaagttcaagggagacgtcagagggaggtttttcacccagagagtggttgatgcatggaatgtgctgcctggggtggtggtggaggctgatacgttggtcaagttcaagagattgttagataagcatatggaggaacttaagatagaggggtatgtgggaggaaggggttagatagtcttaggtgtggtttgaaggtcggcacaacattgtgggccgaagggcctgtattgtgctgtattgttctatggttctatggttctttggcgacatcctccaccactaccaccaccaccaccccacctcccataaCTTCTGTGCCTCATCTTCATTAAACCCATCCATGCAAAGAACATCAACCGTTCCTTGCGATAATGTGTCCCACACTCTTGTCACGGCAACCGCCATAGATCTGAAGATGTCCCTCATTGTTGTACTGAGTTCCACTCTTAAGACCGTGAATCTGCTTCTCAACAGATAAGTTCTTAAAGATGCTGAAAGATGAGAAGATGCAAGATATCAAGACGGCCAAGGAAAAGAATCTGCAGATCTTAAAGGACAAGGCAAAAAAATGGTAGTCCTTCCATTGTGGAGATCTCAGGTTAATATTCAAAACGTTGTTGGACTGAATTACTGCTAGGATTTTTCTCTGATTTGTAACTATAAGCATCATTGAACCATCAAATCCACCGAATAAGACATTTCCATGTAGTTACTCAACTTGAACTGTATTGAGTTACACGTTATTTTTACTGCTCCCATTCTGATACACCTTTGTTAAAGTACACAGGGTGTATGACCCACTGCCTCTCAGAGGGAGTTTTACAACAAAGGGGATTACCACAGACAATGTGTGTACAGACCAAACCATTAGCTAGCTTGATCTGCCAGTATCCGGTTCCTTGACTGGCCAGGGTTGTCGACTCTTGTGAAGGTTTAGTTCATGACATCTTACCTTATCTCAATCTGTTCCTATCCCAAGTTCCAAGCTctgttttaataaatatttagagAAATTCTGTCAaagaagacaatttttttttaaattcccctttttttttctcttagctGTGCTGGTGTCTTAAGGGTTAGTCTTCAATTCCAAGGAATTCCAGGATAACAGCGGAAAGTTAGCAACCCTAAGACAGGGTCTCTGGTTGAAAGGTGCAGTGAGGCACTTTGTTGGGATCTATGTGGCAGGTGATGGGAGGGGAGGTTGCAGCGGGGATAGTTAACTTGAAAAATAACCTGATCTACCACCTAATGAAACCCAGTGTGGACCAATCCATGGAAACTCTTCTAAATGCAGCCCCCTCTCCCCATTTCCTCTTCCCCTGCCCAAGACTATTGATGGACATGGGAGTGAACAAGGAAACAAATGATACAATGTTTAAGCATTCATTCTTTCAATGAGACGACCTTCGTTCTGACTGCATAACAAAAGATTCATTCGGTCCCTCATATTTTCACTGTATCCGATTGAGATGAAGGCCTCCGCTGCAGCTGTATTTCTTTCAGAGGAGGACTCGCTCCCCAAAGAGCGTTGCCAGTCACAAGTTCTGAGTACTCGTGACTACTTACCAGTGACTGAACCAATTGTAGTGGTTTCAACTGATGGTTTGGTATGATGCTCACCTTGAGTCTGTGTTGAAAGGTCATTTTTTTTCCGATATGCTTTCCCCACAATCCCAACATTCACGTGCTTTGTTTAAGCATTTCAAACATCCTTGCAGTCTTAAATCttttccaccaccagacatggTACAGTTGGGGATTGAAGGTTTAGTAACATCGCTGCTGGGTCACAAAATGCACTGGGCCATTTTAGTTGGCAGAGCAAGCCCAAGCGCATGGACCTCTATAATACAATGCCTGAAAGGTGGGGTCTCtccctggggagggggggggggggggagggtgtcacTGCTGAACACAGCTGGGCACATCTGGGGAAGCGATCTGTCCTGTGTCTTCTGGTGTTAAATGTGTGTGAATATTGGTTGCTGGTTGGACATGACCCTTTGTATCCAGTTCCTCAGAAGTTAGCAAAGCTAAACAGGggaatagtggttaagttactgagctAGCATCTGGAACCatgagttcaagtctcaccaCAGGAACTAggtattttaaattcaattaattaaataaatctatgaATTGAAAAACCTATTATTAGTAAACTTTGCTGTGGATGTGTTAACAAACAACCTGGCTTCCTCACGTTATTTAAGGATCAGTCCTTGCCTGATCTAACTAACTTCTAGATTCAAGACCCACCAACGAGATTGGCTCTTGACaaccagttcaggggcaattaaggatggggaaTGAATGCTGGCCTGGCGAAAGACATCTATGTCCtgtgaattaataaataaataatgattcATCTGGTCGCCAATATTCCCACACAGATCTGATATCATTCAAGCTGCTTTTTCCGATTAATCAACATGTTTTTAATGATTGGCTGTTGTGCTATCAAAGTGATAAACAGTGAAAAAGCTAACATACTGGTCCTTGTGACCTGAGATTGGTGCTTTTTTGCAAGTAAAAATTCTTAGGCTTCAATTAGAATTAAGTCTGTATATTTTTCTTGGTAACAACAAGACATAAAGCATTTCAGCATTGAATgtgtgaagaggaagttaagtAATTTGATGTCAGTACTGCTTTCAACAGGGCAAATTTGCTAACGGAAATGGAAAACGCTGAAAAAGTTTCTGTACAAGCAAGTTAATGGAACAATAAGCATTTAAATTGTATACCATTGGAGTATTCAATGTAAAAGTTAATAATGTACAATGTCAATGATTTTAAATTTTGGAAATGTGAGCGATTTATTTCTGAATGCTCATGGATAAATTAAtggaaaaaatattaaataaaaatgtagataaattttaaaaatatataaaataggcTTGTGAAGGAATCTGAGTGGAACATTTAATATTAGAGAAGCGTCATATAGTGTGTGGGGTGAACACAGAACACAGGCTCCTCCAGAAGTTTCCCAGGAAGGAACTTGAGAGCCGATTGATTCTTTGTTTTGCAAAAGCGGTCTTAATTTTATGCTTTTTGTAAAGCCGAAAGGAATCCATGCCCTTTAGCgaattctgatttctttttgttcctctcctcttccatttctTTCCTCGCGTTCCAGTGTTGGCACTGATGATGGAAGCCGCCTATGTAAACATCACGCTGCAGTTGCAGCCTCCCACCAGAGGTGACACtcccgtcccttttctctctcctcctgatctatccaccccacaccccacatcaccctctttccccctcctccacccaatccatccgcccgtcacccacacacccctcccactggggccCCTCgctcccactgttcccacctgccccctccccacctcccttatttggttccaggctccaccttcctctcctatcagatcccaccatctgcagcctccgcctatcacctcccagccgctatttccactctcccctccaccaatcaccctctctcatctggatccacctatcacctaccagctcttgccccactccctcccctccacctctttatacaggttatttcccctctactcttttgagtccagatgaagggtctcaacccaaagtgttaaccgtccatttccccccacagatgctgcctgacccgctgagttcctccagcgtcttgtgtgttgctccagaccccagcatctcttgtgcctcctcttATTGTTGTGTATACCAGCTCCTCAAAGCTCAACCCTACTTCCCAGCTTCGCAGTCTGATATTAAGGTTGCACTTTCGCTGTAAGTAATTAAAGCAtttcataaaacaaaataatctgtATTCTTTTAAAATGGGGAGTTAATTACACAACTTGCCCCACTTTCTCTAAAGACTaacaaacaaactactggaggaactcaggaaggaGAGACTGAGGAGAATATTTCCTTGTGTTTAAAATGAAAGCTGTTCTCACTGAAAGATATAAACCCCTTACAGCACTTGTCAGCTGCTTCCTCGTCCTGCAGAGTCTACACTGATAGaccatagtctcaggataagcagctgggaggaggaatttcttcaccagagggtcttgaaactttggaattctctgcccaggagagCAGCGAATGCTCAAGTATTAAATTTATTCAGGACTCACCTCTTGGGATCAAGTGGCAGGAAGTGGGAATGGAATGGGTCAGTGATACTGTACTGGGAGTGTCAACCAAGACCTGCGACTGGCCCAGTCACTGCCACACACAAGAGTAACCATggaaagtacatgtatgcacacacacatgcatgtgtaCACATATGTACATGCAAATGTGCAGtgccacacacatgtacacacacatacgTACACACATGCAAGTGTGCATACACATGTGTACCACATGCATAtttacacacacatgcatgcatgtaCACATACATACAAACACCACACATACAATGGAGGAGAGTTTCCCAATGAACAAGGGCAACCGAAGTATCTGATGGATTGTCTCCCCTCAGTTAAAACAATGGCCCAAATCCGCAGCAGAGTTATTTCAGTGTCCATTCTAACAGTGGCCAAGACGAGCTGGTTAGAAGTCTGTGGGCTATTCCCAATCACTGTGGGAAGGAAGAGTTTCTGTTGGTGCTCTTGGTGGGTCTTCCCAGAGAGCAGTGCTACACCTGGAATTCGAACATGCACGTATGTTTCTTGGCCAGTTTCGCGACCTCCTCTCTGATGGCCTTCACCAAGGCGGTGGTGGAGATGTTGTAGGCAGCCTCGGATGGTTCGTTTTCAGCCAGGCTCTGCTGCATGCATGTACACATACATACAAACACCACACATACAAGCACATGCTCACCACATGTGCATACACATGTCACATGTGAAGATGCAAACACACATGTACACCCACGTGCAAACACACACAATTCAATCTTTAGACAATATTATTTATTTGGCTCTTGTTTTGAAACAACAGAATTATATTTTCATCATTAATGGTTCACTTGGAGAATGAGAAAACTGACAAACAACAGCACAGAATTATCGTGGAGTTTAAAACATGTCCGTAGTTATTCCTCCGATGTTGAATATAAAGCAGAAGAGTTATATAGTTCCCCTCTGTGTGTTACGTCCTGGTCCCAGAAAGTCTAAGTTGCGGTGCCATAAACAGATTCCAAAATCCCAGGCATTTGTTGGTTCAGACTGATGTCAACAATCATTTCTCCATTTTGAGACTGATGGCAGTCTTAAATATACAGAggaggtatttaaagaaaataagttgCTTGATTTCTGCCTCAAAAACAAACTGGCTCTGGAAGGTGCTGCGAAAGATGCATCTGACATTGCGTTCTCTACCTTCAGAAACATATTATTAAATTGCCGACATCAGTTTCCACATTATAAAATCAAAGGACTGGAAAGGACTGCTTATGATATGACGACCTCGTGACTGGCTTGTGAGAAATTCCATTGCCTATAAATCTTGGCGGCAGAGcagaatattaaaatgaaaaagcAAGATTATACCTTTGCTGGAAATCTCACACTAAACAGAGAATACTGGAGACAGTCAGTGGTCACTCAGCAGAGAGAAATGTTTCACTTTTCCTCAGACCCAGAGGTCCAGCAACAAACATTGACTCTCTCTCCAGTTGCTGttagacctgctgagcatttctagcatccTCTTGTCTTTATAACATAAAATAGGAAGTGATTTGAGCAAACTCATTCCAAAGCTCTTAAGTGAATTGCTTAATGGTAGTTTTATTGGTCCTATCAAACCACCATTCATTTCATAGGACCAATTGTCCTTTTCTTGCTGTCTCCTTCCAAGTTTTATTTTCAGAAGTACTTTtcagtggtcacagtcttttccccagggtgggggagtcttaaactagagggcataggtttaaggtgagaggggaaagatttaaaagggatctgaggggcaagtttttcacatagtatatgaagtgagctgccaggggaagtggtagaggcgggtgcaattacaacgtttaaaagacatttggataggtacacgggtaggaaaggtttagagggatatgggccaaatgcaggcaaaaggggcggcacggtagcgtagcggttagcgcgatgctattacagcgccagcgatcggggttcgattcccgtcgctgcctgtaaggagtttgtacgttttcccgtgtctgcgtgggtttcctccaggtgctccggtttcctcccacattccaaagacgtacgggtaggttaattgggtttaaaatgggcagcgcagacttgttgggccggaagggcctgttaccacgctgtaaataaattttttttttaaatttaaattttaaaaaaatgggactGGATCAGgttgacaacttggtcggcatggatgtgttgggctgaagggcctgtttccatactgtataactctgaggTTGGAGATTGGGGAAAAAGTGGGAGATCAAGAAACTCTATGACGTCAGTGATGGTGGCAGGCGGGAATAGCAATCCCACCATTTTAAGTGCTGGTAAATCAGTACCTGTTGCATTTGTGGTTATAAATTAACAGAACAATTCAGGATAAATGTCTGCCGTAACCTTTAACATTTAACTTTGCACCAAAATCCCAATGCAATCTTTAAATCACATTCTATTAATAATAACATGAAAGAAGACACATTTGTCCAGTATCTGTCACaacttcagaatgtcccaaagacAGTGATGGAGGTTTGCAATGCAGTGGATGTAATggcttgtacacagcaagatcctaccAACTGTAGTGGGACAATGACCAGAAAACTTGCTCCATTAGGAAGCTGACTGGATGATAAACTATGCCTAAGTGCCTGGGGTGAGTTCTCTTACTCTTTTGAACTAATGTCTTGggatattgtatgtttaactggGAGGGGGTTAAGGTTTAACACCTGATCTGAAATACCGTATGGGAGACGCTTGGTGCTGGACAAGGTTTTGGACATAGACCTGTGGGGGTCTTTAAACCCGCAACAGAACTTAAGAGAGCTTAACCATATAAAGACTTGAGTTAGCTGTAAAGTTGCCTGTTCAAAATGTCGGGGATAATTTCACTGCTGATCAGACCAGTTTCCTGAATGTTGTGGATTTAAAATTACTGCATTAATAATCCTTTGGAACTGctccttttaaaataaaagttcttCAATAGGAAGCTATCTCAGCATCATACtcttttagaacatggaacattgaacagtacaggacaagaacaggcccttcggccaacaatgtctttactgatcatgatgccaagttaaattagtcccatctacctgcacatggtcatatccttccattccctgcatgtaaattaaattggttaattgggatgcctcttaaacactattgtatctgcttccccctggcagcacgttccaggcaccaccaccctctgtgtcagaAACTTgcattgtaaatctcctttaaactttcccccatctcACCCTCCACCTTTCACGAGAGCCAGTTTCCAATGGAGAAAGCAGACTGCTTCAGAGTTACAGCAggatggaccagctgggaaatggATGTGGAATAAACAATGGCAGGCTTTACGTCCCGTGAGAGTCAACTGTGGTTACATTCTCCCTAGAGGGAGTTGCTTACAGCCACATCAAAACCCAAAATCCATGGGACAAAACACCAAATCCTAATGAGCTTCGACAGATGACTTGTTCAGGTCAACACCTCTGATTCTGCAGTTGGATTAGGCTCATGGCGAACTTGGATTAGGTTtaaggggcattgagtataagaataaggaagtcatgctgcagctgtataaaactttagtcagaccgcacttgtgtgcagttctggtcgccccattacaggaaggacgtggagactgtggagagtgtgcagaagaggttcactaggatgctgcctggataagagggcatgagctataaggagaggtgggacaaacttgggttgttttctctggagcagtggaggctgaggggagtcctgataggagtttataaaattatgagaggcagagatagacagtcagaatctgttccccagggtagaaatgtcaaacaccagtggacatggttttaaggttagaagggggaagtttaaaggtgacgtgaggggcaagtatttttacgcagagagtggtaggtgtctggaacgggttaccaggggtagtcgtggaagcaggcagtttggtggcgtttaagaggcttttaaatagacacatgaatatgaagggaatggagggatgtggatgatacacaggaggaggacatttagtataaattggcatcaggatcggcacaacattgtgggccgaatggcctgtctggtGTTCTATAATCAAAAATGATCCTTTTTAGGACCAGTTTTGAGTCTACACCCACACTGAGGAGCTCAAGGCATAGTCTGTCAAACGTCTACTGAATGTGGTTCTTCACTTAAGTTTCCCGAAAGATTTGGTGATATCAATGTGGATTGCCTCTGATACACACTGTGCACACCAACACTCAGCACTGTGTGAAACTCCCCCAGCTTTAACTTCTCTTTAATATTAAGACCTTGTGCTCCAAACGCCCCACAGTGTGGGACCGTTTGTGGATCTGGTACTTGCCCAAGGATTCCGTGCTCCATCTGGTCCCACAGAGCAGCTTCCATAGGATGGGGGAACAATGTCAAACAACTGACAGGACTGGGTATAAAACTCACTTCAAGCCTTATCCATGCTTTACTTCCAATAGagtcttgcctttattagtcgaggcattgagttcaagagtcaggaagttatgttgcagctaaataaaactctggttcggctgcatctagagtactgcattcaattctggttgtcccattacaggaaggatgtggaggctttgcagagggtgcagaagaggttcaccaggatactgccagggcatgagctataaggagaggttggacaaacttgggttgttttctctggagcgtcagaggctgagtggagacctgatagaagtttacagaattatgagaggcagagatagacagctggtatctttttcccagggttgaaatgtctaatactagatggcgtgcatttaaggtgaggggggcaaattcaaaggagatgtgcggggcaagtcttttttacacagagagtggtgggtgcctggaatgtgctgccaggggtggtggtggaggcagatacgatagaggagtTTAAGCTCTTCAATGGATGTGTGAATGGAGAGAtttggatattgtgtaggcagaagggattagtttaattaggcatcattagtttaattagttcagttcaacatggtgggctgaagggcctgttcctgtgctgtactgttctatgttctataaagtcaTGATAATGGGCACAGTAATCCATTCAATACAATCCAGGGGCAATCAGTCTGGAAAATTGGCAGCTTAAGGTTG
The genomic region above belongs to Pristis pectinata isolate sPriPec2 chromosome 14, sPriPec2.1.pri, whole genome shotgun sequence and contains:
- the LOC127577667 gene encoding uncharacterized protein C11orf91 homolog — translated: MSKKAPKYFPSLYDTNSNSSSLSSFNIWKNLFPAQEVRENKTTKASLWPQGLAENPYEPLKFFSPPAGGDSAWSELDEICELDIRLKEMELLTLTGDGFDLRRYKFLKMLKDEKMQDIKTAKEKNLQILKDKAKKW